TGCTGTTACTGTGGGTTGGTGCTTATCTGGTACTACAAGGGCAGCTAACCTTAGGGCAGTTAATTGCCTTTCGGATTATTGCTGGTTACACCACGAGTCCGTTACTGCGCTTGATTCAACTGTGGCAGAACTTCCAGGAAACTGCTCTATCCTTGGAACGTCTCAGCGACATTCTGGATACTCCCCAAGAAATGGAGGCAGCGGAGCGTCATAATATCCCAATGCCAGAGATTGAGGGAGCTGTAAAGTACGAAAATGTTTCATTTCGCTTTACTCAAAGTGGCTCACCGCAACTTAGGAACATTAGTCTGGACTTGCCAGCCGGGGTGTTTGTCGGAGTTGTGGGTCAAAGTGGTGCCGGTAAAAGTACGTTAACCAAACTGATACCCCGCCTCTATGACCTTGAGCATGGGCGGATTCTGATTGATGGCTACGACATCAGTAAAGTTGAACTTTATTCTCTCCGGCGTCAGATCGGCATGGTATTGCAAGATACGCTGTTGTTTGATGGCACCGTGCAGGAGAATATTGCCTTGACAAATCCGGATGCCACTCCGGAGGAGATTGTCGCCACCGCCAAAATCGCCTGTGCCCACGACTTTATTATGAACTTGCCTCAAGGCTACAACAGCCGCGTAGGTGAGCGGGGTGCAGCTTTATCAGGAGGGCAACGACAGCGGATTGCGATCGCCCGTACAGTTCTGCAAAATCCGCGTCTATTAGTATTAGACGAAGCTACCAGTGCTTTGGACTACCACACCGAGCGCCAGGTGTGTTTAAATTTGGCAGAAGCGTTTTGCAACCGCACAGTCTTTTTCATTACCCACCGTCTAGCAACAATTCGTAACGCAGATACGATTTTGATGATGGACTCTGGAACGGTGGTAGAGCAAGGTAGACATGCAGAGCTTATGGATCTGAAGGGGCGCTATTACTGCCTCTATCAGCAACAGGAAGCGCAACTTTAACAGATCGCATACCCTCTATCCACAGTAAAAAAATGAGGCGACAACCATGAGCAACAACAATGGAGCAAAACTAGATCGCTCAAATAATGGGAAAGGGCTCAATCAAGTTACTGTCAAAACCGAGCTGCCAAAGAGTACTGAAACCACTACGAACCTCAAAGTTCCCGTTCGAGAAGCCAGCAGCACCCGCAAGTTTGAGCAACCGGTTATTTTGCAACAATCTCCAATTTGGTCACGAGCGATTCTTTGGGTATTGATGGGAGTAACGACCACTACGATTATTTGGGCATGTGTCGCCAGATTTGAAGAAGCGATTCCTGCTCAAGGTAAGCTAGAGCCACAAGGAACGGTCAAAAATATCCAAGCTCCTGTGGGTGGTGTGGTGCAAGGAATCTACGTGGAAGACGGGCAACGGGTAAAGCAAGGCGATCGCCTGATTAGCTTCGATCCAACAGCAACGGTTGCCCAGCTAGCTTCTTTACAAAAAATTCGCACTGCCCTCATCCAGGAGAATGGCTTTTATCGAGCCCAAGTGCGTGGCTTGCCTTTTTCTCCCCAAGTAGAGCAAGTAATAGCGCAGCTCAAACTACCGCCAGAATTAATTTCCCTCACTAAAAGTCGCTCCGCTCTGGCAGCAGAAAATCAACTTTACCGAGCGCACCTAAGTGGTGCTTCCACAACTCCGCTTACTAGCGAACAGCAAGAGCGCCTCCTATCTAATCAAGCTGAGTTAGATACTCGCGTTGCCGCAGCACAATCGGAGGTTGCCCAATTAACCAGGCAGTTAAACCAGACTCAAATTCAATTAGCAAATGCCAAAGATAAGTTAGCGATAGAACGGGGGATTTTTAAAGATATTGAACCTTTAGCTAAACAAGGAGCACTGTCTCGGATTCAATACCTCAAGCAGCAACAGCAAGTGCAGGCAAGTCAAGCAGAAGCCAGTCAACTGATTCAGGAACAGGAACGTCTGAAGCTGGAAATTGCTGGGTCACAATCAAAGGTACAAAATACCCTAGCCTTATTCCGTAAAGATTTACTGACCCAAATCGCTGAAAACGACAAAGGTATTGCCGAAATTGATACCCAATTGACTAAAGCGATTGTGGAAAACAATAACCGCATTGCTGAAATCGACAGTCAACTGAGTCAAGCTGAGTTAACTTTAAAATACCAGGATCTGCTGGCTCCTGCGGATGGCACAGTTTTTGACCTGCAAGCTCAAACCCCAGGCTTTGTCACGAATTCCACTGAACCGATTCTCAAAATTGTTCCCGATGATGCGCTGACTGCTAAAGTTTTCATCACCAATCGAGATATTGGTTTTGTCAAAGAAGGAATGACCGTTGATGTCCGGATTGACTCTTTTCCCTTTAGTGAGTTTGGTGATGTCAAAGGTCAATTAGTCTGGATTGGTTCCGATGCTCTGCCACCCGATCAAGTTCGTCCTTTCTACAGCTTTCCCGCCAAAATTCGCTTAGATCAACAGGCAATTATGGTTAATGGTCGAGCAGTGCCACTGCAATCAGGAATGTCGGTGAGTGGCAACATTAAGGTACGTCAGCGTACAGTGATGAGCATCTTCACTGATTTATTTACGAAAAAAATTGAAGGCTTGAAGTTCGTCCGCTAGCAGAACGTAACTATTAATTACGATCCAAGCATTACTTACAATACTTGCCACAGTCATGGATCAGTTTGGCAACTATACCTGTCCATCCAGTTTGATGATTAACGCCAAGACCTGCGCCATTATCTTCATGAAAATATTCAACCATCTTCTACCAAGGATAGGGTGCGAGCTTCAATTACTTTGATGGAATTATCAGATTTGATTTCTTTTAGGATAGGCTTTTTGCTACTTTTATCCCAATATCAAGTGTTGCGAAACCAAAAGATGGGTAAAAGATGAAGCGTTTTTTCTTCGTTTCCGCGATTAATAACAGTAATTTGAATGAGAATATCTTCTGCTGAATTTGCTAGTTCTAGTGTTAAGAGCAAATGCGATCAGAATGTGACATTGACATTCCCCAGCTATTGGAATTAAGGCAAATCACAATGTCAGAACTAACGATCGGTACATAGTGTAGTGAAAAAAGGACAAGCTCTCAAAGCAAACTAACGCTTAAGCTTTATCGTGAGCTTCCCTGTCATTTTCTCATCACTTTTGTTTCCAACAATAGAGCCGATAAACCTATTGCAAAAGTCACTCTATTGAGGAGGAATTTAAGTTCTATCTAATCTAAGCATAACCTAATTTTAACCATCTCTTAGTTAACCAATACAGCAAACAAGGCTGGTCTGAGGAGCGGTGGAATACAGCAGCTAACACTAGCTACACTGAAATGCTGACCTCTAGAGATTGGAATTGGGGCAACGTGCGAGCAGTTTGTTTGTACAAGTTTCTGGCTTTACAGAAAAATACTTTTGATAAACTCCTCGAACACGGTCAAGCTAATGGTCACAGGTCAACAGATACAATGCTCGATAACAGCGTGATTAGCACGTAAGCCGAGCTTATTTCTGGCTGTATCAGCTGAATGAGTCACTAATAGCAAAGTAAGCACAAATGCCAGAGTAGCGAATGGTCGGGGCGCGGGTTCCCTAAGAGTGGCAGCGCCCCTGAGCGCTCTTGAAGCCGAAATTGTGTGGGAGGCGATTGGTCAATATTGAGGACGAACCGACCCAGCAGCGGTAGAGCCATTCCCCCAGGGGTAGCAAAGATTGAATCACACGAGGATCTCGCTCCTCTAATGACCAACCATCGAACCGACTACCAGAGGTGCTTTCATCAAGGTAGCTGCCCGTGAGCGCATCAAGATAACTGAACAATCAATCCTCACTTCTCCAAACGTCATTTCGTGTAATTAGTTGCTCAAAGTATTGATTTATCGTTATCAGAGCGGATCAGAAGTCACTACTTAACTTCTACTTATCAATTCTTTGCCACTCATCCCACACCAGAATCAGGGTTGTGGGGATTTTCGATGATTTTTACTTATGTTATCGCTGTTATCAGTGATTGCAGTTGTAATTCGCTACCCTTGAAACGAAACTGATAGCAGAGATAGCGGCAATGGCAGAGTCACGCCTTGTCGGGGCTAGCGATCGCCCTTTCTAGTTAAGCTGGTAACTAATTCTTCAAAGCCTTCAGGAATTGGGCGTGATAGACGCACTTTCATTAACTCCAACTTCGGCAGCTTTAGAGTTCGTCCCACCAAAGGATTTTTACCTAAGCTGGGGAACAAAAACGACCGCATTTGACCGAGTTTCTTGAATCTAGGAAAGCCAAAACCCCTTACCCGCATACTATCGAAAGCTTTATCTAAAGTCGCTAACGTTTGCTGCAACGCTGCCGCCGCAGGTATCGTTGGCTGTGGATATGAAGCCTTCGCCACACTCAACGATTTACATTGCTGCGCGTAGTTGGGGTAGGGCGTTTCAACTGGAATTATGCCGAACTCACGTTAAGATAGAATTATTAAGGCTTGTTTACAGAATTTCAGTTCGATCCCAAATTCTGGTACCGAGTCGCTGACAACATCTGAAGTCCTAACACCCTTTTTACCGTTCTGGAACGCATTTTATGACGCTTCCCATTCGCAACGTCGCCATTATCGCCCACGTCGATCACGGCAAAACCACTCTCGTTGATGCCCTGCTCAAACAATCCGGCATCTTCCGCGAAGGGGAAGACATCCCTGATTGCGTCATGGACTCTAACGCCTTGGAACGGGAGCGGGGAATTACAATTCTTTCCAAAAATACAGCGGTTCGCTACAAAGACACACTGATCAACATTGTTGATACTCCCGGTCACGCCGATTTTGGTGGTGAAGTTGAGCGGGTACTAGGTATGGTTGATGGCTGTATCCTGATTGTGGATGCTAACGAAGGTCCCATGCCTCAGACGCGGTTTGTACTCAAAAAAGCATTAGAAAAGGGACTGCGCCCTATCGTTGTGGTGAATAAAATTGACCGACCCCAAGCAGATCCCTACGGCGCAATCGATAAGGTATTGGATCTGTTTCTAGAACTGGGTGCTGATGACGATCAATGTGAGTTTCCTTATTTATTTGCCTCTGGTTTAGAAGGTTATGCCAAAGAAGACCTGGATGCAGAAGGGGTAGATATGCAACCCCTATTTGAGGCGATTCTTCGGCATGTACCACCACCTGTAGGAGATGTCAATAAACCGTTGCAACTACAAGTCACGACCTTAGATTATTCCGAGTATGTAGGTCGGATTGTGATTGGTAAGATTCATAACGGTATCATTCGGACGGGACAGCAAGCTGCTTTGATTACCGAAAACAGCACAATGGTCAAAGCCAAAGTCACCAAGTTGATGGGGTTTGAAGGTCTAAAGCGAATTGACCTGGAAGAAGCATCAGCTGGCAGCATCGTAGCAGTGGCTGGGTTTGCAGAGGCAAATATTGGCGAGACGATTACTTGCCCGAATGAGCCGCAGGCACTGCCACTGATTAAGGTAGATGAACCAACCTTGCAGATGACGTTCTCGGTAAATGATTCGCCATTTGCTGGAAAGGAAGGAAGTTACGTTACCTCGCGGCAAGTGCGCGATCGCCTATTCCGCGAACTAGAAACCAACGTCGCCCTACGGGTAGAAGAAACCGACTCACCCGATAAGTTCTTAGTATCTGGACGGGGTGAATTACACCTGGGCATCCTGATTGAAACTATGCGACGCGAAGGCTACGAGTTTCAAGTATCTCAGCCGCAGGTCATTTATCGGGAAGTGAATGGTCAGCCCTGCGAACCTTACGAATGCCTGGTGCTGGATGTCCCAGAAGAGGGCGTTGGTAGCTGTATTGAGCGACTGGGGCAACGTCGCGGTGAAATGCAAGACATGCAAGTAGGTGGCAATGGACGCACTCAGTTGGAATTTGTGATTCCTGCCCGTGGTTTAGTTGGCTTTCGGGGTGAGTTCATGCGTTTAACTCGCGGCGATGGCATTATGAACCACAGTTTCCTTGATTACCGTCCGCTGACTGGGGAAATTGAAGCCCGCCGTAACGGAGTTTTGATTGCCTTTGAAGAAGGCGTAGCTACCTTCTATGCAATGAAGAATGCGGAAGATAGAGGCGTGTTCTTTATCACTCCCGGTACCAAGGTTTACAAGGGGATGATTGTGGGAGAAAACAACCGACCCCAAGACTTGGACTTAAATGTTTGCAAAACTAAACAGTTGACGAACCACCGTGCATCTAGTGGGGAAGAATTAGTACAGCTGCAAGCGCCAGTAGAAATGAGCTTAGAGAGGGCTTTGGAATATATTGGACCCGATGAATTGGTGGAAGTAACTCCCAAGTCGATTCGTCTGCGGAAAATGGCGAAAAAGCTAGCTAAACGTTGACCGAACAGACGTCAGGGGTCAGGGAATAGAGAAAGAATCTGACCTCTTTCCAAGGCATTCTTATCCCATCCCTGGCTAGCCCCTAGACCCTGAGCCCTAATGAATCGCCGATCCCAGTCTGCGACGGCTGGCTAGGTACCTCTGTTAAAATGCAAAAAACCTCTCACTTTCAATTATTAAGTTTTTATGCAATCAGCAGATACCCCAAATTTATCCAGCGATCATAACTTAGAGGCAATGTGGCACTTTTCTCAAACCTATGCCAAGCGCACTGGGACCTACTTCTGTGTCGATCCTTCAGTGACTGCTGTAGTGATTGAAGGACTTGCCAAACATAAAGATGAGCTTGGCGCTCCTTTGTGTCCTTGCCGCCACTACGAAGATAAAGAAGCAGAGGTACACGCCACCTTCTGGAACTGCCCTTGTGTACCAATGCGAGAGCGCAAAGAGTGCCACTGTATGTTGTTTCTCACCCCAGATAACGAGTTTTCCGGCGAGCAGCAAGATATACCGCTAGAAGTTATCAAGGATGTCCGAGAAAGTATGGCATGACCAAACGGTGCCTGAGGAGTTCTGGCAAGGCGTAGAGCAGTTTAATCAAGGGCAGTTCTACGCCTGTCACGATACTTTAGAAGCTCTGTGGATCGAAGCAACAGAGCCAGAAAAAACTTTTTATCAGGGAATTTTGCAAATTTCTGTAGCCCTTTATCACTTAGGTAACTCTAACTGGCGGGGTGCTGTGATTCTGCTGGGAGAGGGAATTAATCGACTGCGGCGTTACCCAGCTATCCATAGTGAAATTGACGTTGATCGTTTATTAATCCAAAGTGCAGCTTTATTGAAGGGGCTGCAACAGACAGGACCCGAAAGGATTGGTGATTGGGTAATGGGCAACGGTGCGATCGCTAGTGAAAATGAAGTTTTGCCCTTACCGAGTATTGTGAGAGTTGAGGGGTGAATGATTGGTTGGCAGCATTAGGGGTGATAGAGGCGAAACCTTTAGGATTAAAGAATCGTCAAGATTTACACCATTCGCAAAAACTGCCGTTACACTCAATTGAGCCAGATTGAGTTTTGACAGGATTGATACACTACATACAGCCGCCTCAGTTGGAAACCTCCACTTGATGTGTGGTTATGCTAATTATTTCAACCGCTTGAGTCAGTAATTTTACCCATGATGCCCTCCTCCCGTTTTCGCATGCGTCGCCTGGGGTTAGCCTGGATACTACCAGCTGCCTTAGTGAGCGCGATCGCCTTTGCTGGCCCCTCGCCCAGTGCCAAAGGGCAAACACCTGCAGATGGTCGTGCCCTTTCCATCAACTCTGATACTCAAGAAGCTAACTCCCAAACCGGCGTTTTCACTGCTCGTGGCAATGTGCAAATTAATTACCCTGCGCGACAGGTACAAGCTACCGCTGCCCAAGCGCAATACTTCAGTCGTGAGCGCAAAATTGTTTTAAATGGCGATGTTTATGTCTTGCAGCAAGGCAATAGTATTAGGGGTGAGACTGTCACTTACCTAATTGATGAAGGGAGATTCATTGCTACACCTAAGGCAAATGCACAGGTAGAATCGATTTACGTCGTTTCCGATCCGGATCCTACAACTCAACCGTCAGCAGCACCACAGACACCCCCTCTGAATCCCAACCCAGCATCTAAAACTCCTGCTGGTGTGCCAGCTCCTAGGCGGCAATAGACTTTAGGATCAGTCCTAATTGCGCGCCGCGATCCGATGTGAACGCAATGAGAATAGTTCTAGATAATATCCACAAGTCTTATGGAAAGCGCGTCATTGTTAATCGCGTTAACCTCTCAGTAGCTCAGGGTGAAATCGTGGGACTACTAGGTCCGAATGGAGCTGGTAAAACAACGACATTTTACATTGCCACGGGCTTAGAAAAACCGAATCAAGGTACGGTGTGGCTAAACGACCAGGACATCACTGCACTGCCGATGCACAAACGGGCGCGGCTAGGGATTGGGTATCTGGCGCAGGAACCGAGTATCTTTCGCCATCTAAGTGTGCAGGATAATATCCTACTGGTACTAGAGCAAACTAAGGTACCACGCCGTGAGTGGCATGCTCGTCTAAACTTCCTCCTACGAGACTTTCGCTTGGAAAGAGTGGCTACTACAAAAGGAATTCAAGTTTCTGGTGGAGAGCGGCGACGTACAGAATTGGCGAGAGCTTTGGCAGCTGGCAGCGAGGGACCGAAATTTTTATTATTAGATGAGCCGTTTGCCGGTGTCGATCCGATTGCAGTCGCTGAAATTCAGACTATGGTGCAAAAGCTACGCGATCGCCAAATTGGTATCTTAGTCACAGATCACAATGTCCGAGAAACCCTGGCGATCACAGACAGAGCATATATTATGCGAGAAGGACAAATTCTCGCCTCTGGTAGTGCCGAAGAGCTTTACAATAACCCTCTTGTACGGCAGTACTACTTAGGTAACAACTTCCAGCTTTGAAGAGACAAGGAGAAGGATTTTGGATGTTGAA
This window of the Chroococcidiopsis sp. CCMEE 29 genome carries:
- the typA gene encoding translational GTPase TypA is translated as MTLPIRNVAIIAHVDHGKTTLVDALLKQSGIFREGEDIPDCVMDSNALERERGITILSKNTAVRYKDTLINIVDTPGHADFGGEVERVLGMVDGCILIVDANEGPMPQTRFVLKKALEKGLRPIVVVNKIDRPQADPYGAIDKVLDLFLELGADDDQCEFPYLFASGLEGYAKEDLDAEGVDMQPLFEAILRHVPPPVGDVNKPLQLQVTTLDYSEYVGRIVIGKIHNGIIRTGQQAALITENSTMVKAKVTKLMGFEGLKRIDLEEASAGSIVAVAGFAEANIGETITCPNEPQALPLIKVDEPTLQMTFSVNDSPFAGKEGSYVTSRQVRDRLFRELETNVALRVEETDSPDKFLVSGRGELHLGILIETMRREGYEFQVSQPQVIYREVNGQPCEPYECLVLDVPEEGVGSCIERLGQRRGEMQDMQVGGNGRTQLEFVIPARGLVGFRGEFMRLTRGDGIMNHSFLDYRPLTGEIEARRNGVLIAFEEGVATFYAMKNAEDRGVFFITPGTKVYKGMIVGENNRPQDLDLNVCKTKQLTNHRASSGEELVQLQAPVEMSLERALEYIGPDELVEVTPKSIRLRKMAKKLAKR
- a CDS encoding DUF309 domain-containing protein; protein product: MSEKVWHDQTVPEEFWQGVEQFNQGQFYACHDTLEALWIEATEPEKTFYQGILQISVALYHLGNSNWRGAVILLGEGINRLRRYPAIHSEIDVDRLLIQSAALLKGLQQTGPERIGDWVMGNGAIASENEVLPLPSIVRVEG
- a CDS encoding LptA/OstA family protein, coding for MMPSSRFRMRRLGLAWILPAALVSAIAFAGPSPSAKGQTPADGRALSINSDTQEANSQTGVFTARGNVQINYPARQVQATAAQAQYFSRERKIVLNGDVYVLQQGNSIRGETVTYLIDEGRFIATPKANAQVESIYVVSDPDPTTQPSAAPQTPPLNPNPASKTPAGVPAPRRQ
- the lptB gene encoding LPS export ABC transporter ATP-binding protein, translating into MRIVLDNIHKSYGKRVIVNRVNLSVAQGEIVGLLGPNGAGKTTTFYIATGLEKPNQGTVWLNDQDITALPMHKRARLGIGYLAQEPSIFRHLSVQDNILLVLEQTKVPRREWHARLNFLLRDFRLERVATTKGIQVSGGERRRTELARALAAGSEGPKFLLLDEPFAGVDPIAVAEIQTMVQKLRDRQIGILVTDHNVRETLAITDRAYIMREGQILASGSAEELYNNPLVRQYYLGNNFQL
- a CDS encoding ferredoxin thioredoxin reductase catalytic beta subunit, whose product is MQSADTPNLSSDHNLEAMWHFSQTYAKRTGTYFCVDPSVTAVVIEGLAKHKDELGAPLCPCRHYEDKEAEVHATFWNCPCVPMRERKECHCMLFLTPDNEFSGEQQDIPLEVIKDVRESMA
- a CDS encoding HlyD family type I secretion periplasmic adaptor subunit; its protein translation is MSNNNGAKLDRSNNGKGLNQVTVKTELPKSTETTTNLKVPVREASSTRKFEQPVILQQSPIWSRAILWVLMGVTTTTIIWACVARFEEAIPAQGKLEPQGTVKNIQAPVGGVVQGIYVEDGQRVKQGDRLISFDPTATVAQLASLQKIRTALIQENGFYRAQVRGLPFSPQVEQVIAQLKLPPELISLTKSRSALAAENQLYRAHLSGASTTPLTSEQQERLLSNQAELDTRVAAAQSEVAQLTRQLNQTQIQLANAKDKLAIERGIFKDIEPLAKQGALSRIQYLKQQQQVQASQAEASQLIQEQERLKLEIAGSQSKVQNTLALFRKDLLTQIAENDKGIAEIDTQLTKAIVENNNRIAEIDSQLSQAELTLKYQDLLAPADGTVFDLQAQTPGFVTNSTEPILKIVPDDALTAKVFITNRDIGFVKEGMTVDVRIDSFPFSEFGDVKGQLVWIGSDALPPDQVRPFYSFPAKIRLDQQAIMVNGRAVPLQSGMSVSGNIKVRQRTVMSIFTDLFTKKIEGLKFVR